The genomic segment GCTTTCCCAGGAGATGCTTTCGTCGAGGATGAGGGAGAAGTCGCGGCGCACGGGCTGGAAGCGCGAGATGTCGCGGGCGGCGGGCTTGCGGAGCGAAAGCTTGTAGAGACGGTCGATATAGATTTCGCCGAGGAAAACGGTGTCTTTGATTTTGCGCGCGGCGGCCTCGCGCGGATGCAGTTGGCCGAACCAGCCGGCGGTCTCGCCTTCAACGGCGAGACGTGCGGAGCGGTAGGGATGCAGCCAAACGGGGGTGAGGCCGGATTCGGCGGGGAAGCGGTCGAAGTAGACGGAGTGGGTTTCGAAGCGCGCTGCGAGCTGCTCGACGATGCCTTTGAGGTCGTAGAACTCGATGGGGCGCGCGGCGTGAAGGGGACCCTGCTCGGGCGTGAGGCCGGCGGCGCCGAAGGCGAGGGAGGGGCGCTCTTCCACTTTGTCAGTGGTGCCACTGAAGACGGTGCCGAGTTCGAAGAGGCGGACATCGCTGACGTCGCGGTTGAGGTTGCCGGCGATCTGGGTGAGCATGCCGGGAACGAGCGAGGGGCGCATCACGCCGGCTTCTTCGCTGAGCGGGTTGCCGAGCGGGACGACGAGGCCGGGCTGCGGAGCGGTGAGCGTGGCGTCGGATGCGGAGCAGAAGGTGCTGCCAATGGTTTCGTGGAACCCGGCGGCTCGCATGGTGCTGCGCACGATCGCGTCGGACTCGGCCCAGGGGAGGGCCTGGACGCCTTCGCCGAAGGTGGGGAGGGTATTGGCGAAGCGGTTGTAGCCGTAGACGCGGGCGACTTCTTCGATCAGGTCGATTTCGCGTTCGAGATCGAGACGCCAGCTGGGGAGGGTGACTTGCCAGGCACTCTCGGTGCCGGTCAGGCCACATCCGATGGCAGTGAGGACGCCTTCGACGGTGGACGCGGTGATGCCTTCGGGATCGATGGTGGTGCCGAGAATGCGTTGCACTTCGCTGAGCGCGAGCGCAACGGCGGGGCGGTGCGCGGTGCGGGCTTCGGCAGCGGGGATACGGATGTCAACGAGGTCGCCTTCGATGTGGCCGCCGTTTTCGAGGAGAATGCTGCTGACGAGTGCCGAGGCGACTGGGGCGGCGTTGAAGTCTGCGCCGCGCTCGAAGCGGTGGCTCGCGTCGGTGTGCAGGCCGTGACGGCGGGCGGTGCGGCGGACGGCGACGGGATCGAACCAGGCGGCTTCGACGAGGACGTTCTTCGTGTTGGGGGTGATCATGGAGTCCCACCCGCCCATAACGCCGGCGAGGCCGAGGGGTTTCACGTGATCGGCAACGACGAGGTCTTCGGGATCAAGATTGCGGACCATGCCGTCGAGGGTTTTGAGCTGCTCGCCTTTGCGCGCACGGCGCACGATGATGCCGCCTTGAATCTTGTCGAGATCGAACGCGTGGGTGGGCTGGCCCATGGCGAGCCACGCGAAGTTGGTGGCGTCGACGGCGTCGGAGATCTTCTTCTGCTCGAGCAGATTGAAGTACGTGACGACGGGGGTGCCGGGCAGATCGCGGGATTCACCGATGGTGATGTTGCGCAGGACGCGGGCGGTGAAGCGGCCGCAGGCGTCCTGGGCTTCGATCTGGACGGAGAAGGGCTGCGCGGCGGGCTTTGCGTCGGGTAAGGCGAAGTGGAGCTCAGAGAGAGGGAGGCCGTAGATGGCTGCGGCTTCGCGCGCTACGCCGTAGTGGTTCATGGCGTCGACGCGGTTTGTGGTGATGTCCATCTCGTAGAGAGAGCCGTTGCCCGTGCCCAGGTCGTAGATGCCTTCGACGGCGATGCCGCGGAGGGTGAGGTCTTCGGCGAGTTGGGCGTCGGTTACGGTTAGTCCCGGTAGATACGCTCTGAGCCATTTGGTAAGAATCTTCATTGTTGGTTCTCTTTCAGCGAGTCAGCGCGCTTCGCGCAAGCAAGTCAGCAAGTCAGCCCGCAGTTCCCGGGCAAGTCAGCTGGTATTCCGTACAGCAGGTCAATGTCGGTTCGTCCGACTTGTGGTTCTCTTTCAGCGAGTCAGCGCGCTACGCGCAAGCAAGTCAGCAAGTCAGCGAGTCAGCCCGTAGTTCCGGGGAAGGTCAGCCAGTCAATCTGGTTAGGGATCCAGTACGCCCAGGAGTCCATTGATGAGGCGACCAACTTCGGAGCAACGTTCGAGGATGTCCTCTGCCGCGTTCGCAGGGAAGAGCTGCAGACTACCGGCTAATTCAGTCTGTGTTTCGAGCTCGTTCAGCGTGGCGCGGGCGGATCCGAGGCCTTTCTTCATTTCGGGATCGTTCAGGCGGCCGTGCGCGGCTGCGATGTAACTTGCTACGTGCACGGCGGATCGGCACATCGACATGCGCAGGCCGAAGGTTTCGCTCTTCGGGAACTGTTCCGTGTCGCGATATACGACGCGCGCCAAATCCATCGCTTTTTGCCAGGCGATGAGGTCGCGGTAATGGCGTGTTCTGCTCATGCGAATTGGTTCAGGAAGCGCATGTCGCCCGCGAAAAGCGAGCCGATTTCGCTGATGCCGTACTTCATCATGGCAATGCGTTCGACGCCCATGCCGAAGGCGAAACCGGAGATCTTCTTCGGGTCGTAGGCGGGCTGTTTCTCTGCCGCGAAGGCGAAGACCGCAGGATCGACCATGCCGCAGCCGAGCAGTTCAATCCAGCCGGACTGCTTGCACTTGCGGCAGCCCTTGCCGCCACAGAAGATGCAACTGATCTGGACGTCGGCAGAGGGCTCGGTGAACGGGAAGAACGATGGGAAGAAGCGCGTCTTCACGCTCGAGCCGAAGAGCGCCTTCATGGCGTGATCGAGCGTGCCCTTCAGATCGCTGAAGGTGATGTTGGTGTCGACGCAGAGGCCTTCGACCTGGTGGAAGATCGGCGAGTGCGTGGCGTCCTGCGCGTCGTTGCGGTGGACTTTGCCGGGGATGACGATGCGTACGGGGGGCGGCTGCTTCTCCATGGTGCGCATCTGCACGGGGGAGGTGTGGGTGCGC from the Occallatibacter riparius genome contains:
- the pheT gene encoding phenylalanine--tRNA ligase subunit beta, encoding MKILTKWLRAYLPGLTVTDAQLAEDLTLRGIAVEGIYDLGTGNGSLYEMDITTNRVDAMNHYGVAREAAAIYGLPLSELHFALPDAKPAAQPFSVQIEAQDACGRFTARVLRNITIGESRDLPGTPVVTYFNLLEQKKISDAVDATNFAWLAMGQPTHAFDLDKIQGGIIVRRARKGEQLKTLDGMVRNLDPEDLVVADHVKPLGLAGVMGGWDSMITPNTKNVLVEAAWFDPVAVRRTARRHGLHTDASHRFERGADFNAAPVASALVSSILLENGGHIEGDLVDIRIPAAEARTAHRPAVALALSEVQRILGTTIDPEGITASTVEGVLTAIGCGLTGTESAWQVTLPSWRLDLEREIDLIEEVARVYGYNRFANTLPTFGEGVQALPWAESDAIVRSTMRAAGFHETIGSTFCSASDATLTAPQPGLVVPLGNPLSEEAGVMRPSLVPGMLTQIAGNLNRDVSDVRLFELGTVFSGTTDKVEERPSLAFGAAGLTPEQGPLHAARPIEFYDLKGIVEQLAARFETHSVYFDRFPAESGLTPVWLHPYRSARLAVEGETAGWFGQLHPREAAARKIKDTVFLGEIYIDRLYKLSLRKPAARDISRFQPVRRDFSLILDESISWESIDQAIAGLSIAELVDWHAREVFRDKKLGRDYSLLLGVTFQAPDRTLREEDLQDFQTRVVEAVGKAGARLRA
- a CDS encoding four helix bundle protein — protein: MSRTRHYRDLIAWQKAMDLARVVYRDTEQFPKSETFGLRMSMCRSAVHVASYIAAAHGRLNDPEMKKGLGSARATLNELETQTELAGSLQLFPANAAEDILERCSEVGRLINGLLGVLDP